The Oryzias latipes chromosome 9, ASM223467v1 region tatattccacatgattaaaatgaatatatttaaaatgctgtttaaaaataatgaacatgtttttaaagcaaaatgaaatatattgaataatacaatggctaatttaaaatcagtgtgcaggtttttcacaatttcatgatctttttatatatttatgagagatttattggttgattgtgtatttgcatgacgtcatatttatttattgaattaaatatttatttatttaattatgaacagtataggactccatactaTCCAGTGATTTGTCTGACATCACGTGAGGATAAATGCAGGTGTGGCTCATAGCGCCCCTAGTGTTTACAACTGTAACTGCAGCAGAACATGAATTAAATGTCTGTTTCAGTGGTGACCGGAGCCTCAGAGGGGATTGGAAGAGCTTATGCATTTGCAGTAAGTGCTTTTTCAGACACCATGAATACTTCTTGTGTTATTAATGTCATTTTCGGTATAAAGTTAAAGATTCTGGACTTGgaatcttttttaattgttcaacttttatttgttatgttttatttttttacatgtgcaTGATTGCTTCAGCTTGCTGAGCGAGGAATGAACATCGTTATCATGAGTCGGACCAAATCTACACTGGATCAAGTGGCAAAGGAAATAAGTATAAAACATATATGCATTGTTGTTTTAAAACCCTATAAAAGTCGACAAAACTGTACTTTTTCATGCATAAAAACCTACAGTTTGCAGCAAATTGTTTCATCCCCGCCAGGCAATTCCACGGGGCAAAAGGTGAGGGTGATCATAGCTGACTTCACTGATGAAAACATCTTTAGTGAAATCGAGGAGCAACTTAAGGACCTTTGCGTCGGAATTTTaggttcaattttatttaaattatttctgcATGATcagatttcaaagaaaaacaaacagaaaacatttgcaacAATACTTTAACTACACAAGCCGTCTTCTTTCTTTCTACCCAGTCAACAACGTTGGCATTCTTCCCAGCTTCATCCCCTATAGGTTTCTGGAGTCTGAAGACCTGGACCAAGTCAGTAAGAGTCAGAAAACCTTGTGAAGTTTGTGTACTTGtgtcagtggcggtttttgatatgggcgatgtgggcggtcgcccagggcggcactgcatagggggcggcatttgccgtgcccgatgcGTAATGTGGTAcatactatattcaaagaggtaGCTTGATGCTTTTAAGTTGAAATTGCTTCAGTAGCCAAcacttaatgcttttattttgatacatcagactcttaataaTGTCTTCGtcctatttcctcttcacacttatggtgcaaaaaaaaaaaaaaaaaaaaagaataattcagagtgaaacaacgtaaaacaggcacatgaaaaggatttaGGCATAACAAACAttcgtgctcaacccaatttcgacaaaagcaggcaatggggattatttcccacaattctttgctccgacacagcagacccgatgcgcacgtgaccaccgccctctgctgcaagacccttgcggccacacctctttgcggtagtctttggaacataagtaaaaaaactcgagaggggggcgcaattctccggtggctggctgaatcacactaccAGGTGTgaggggagtctttttctatctgacaatcaactctgggccgcagctgcgcctcccgtcatggagacggagccgcgtgtgtcagagggaaggggagggggaggggggatgagcgcagaccattttttatggattgagtttttttggaggatttctactgtaggtgttgcacaaatttagggaaatgccaaatatttttggagtaatcccactgatgagttctaagatttagtctttaatgttttataagacctaaacatattaatcacaataagttttattttttagatctaatccctctgatatgtttcacaaagacacacacaggacgtcacacattaagaaattattgctaaaaacgaagcaggagtccagctctaaaaaaaaatgctctaaagaaTGATGAAAGAtattatttgatatgtaatttcttattaatatttccaggctttctttgttttttgtcctgcagcatgttcatatttgtataattttgacagaatacaTTTCTacggagaacaaaatattacaagttatttaaggtttaactttagttattctggattaatgttcctgtttttattcatatttatgttcaaaaagttcagtttaaaaggtttaaaagtttagctttagtgtgttcagtaaatctttatcttcttcggctcaaaaccttaagcgtttttttaacttaggcccctgtgtgactgagtttgacccccctgtaatatgagtctagaagattcatgcattttttgagtaaaatggctaaatagaagatagggaacacaacaggatgttgtcaaattttgtatgtgtgcgggggggcgctggtggggttactcgcccagggagtaagttagtgtagaaccgccactgactTGTGTTATATGCATTAAGTGACCAGATGCAACCAAATACATGGTTTAATTTTGCAAAGGTTATCATAAAGCATCTGCATTGAAGAAAATGCTGCATGTAAATATATATCATGCTTTcacaaatattttccttttttcatcacAAAATTTAGAATCTACAACTTCTAGGTTCATTCCTTTAGGCTAGACTTTGTCTGTCTGCTCTTACAGATCAAAAATGTATTGATTagtgttatttttctgtttccagaCAATTACTAAGGTTATAAACTGCAACGTAAAAACCATGGTTAAGGTAAGATGGTAAATGTGGTGTCCGTGTTGATACCTTAAAATTTCAGCAGTAAAGTTTgaaattgtttcttttctgcttcataaACTGATATCGCTCAAAAACTCTatattacatcaaaataaaattatgaagaagaaagaattatttttttttttctttaaggtaTAGCAGGTCTCAGGAATGCaggtgtgtgtaaaaaaaaaaaaagtcatcaccgTCTGGCAAAGATCTTACACttattatttaacaaaaaaaacatttttcttccaagAATGGAAAATCACTGCAAAGCAAAGCTGAAGATGAACAAAATCAGTTCAAgttaaatagagaaaaaaaaaacatttgtaacataacatttaaaaaccccAATCATAAGTCTGATTATGATGCTCTGGTAGAGTCTTAAAAGAGGTTtatatatctaaaaaaaaaaaaaagataaacagaaaacaaaattaagttcTCCATTACCACAGAATTTCACTTTTTAGTGTTCAAGGTTACTCAGCTGGAAGGAATTAAGAGTAGATGATGAAGAATTGTAGATTTATATGTGACTTTTTGAATATCATTTGAATTTCATTTGATaggctgtgtgtttgttggtgtTGTTAGAGACactttaaatgaatttaaaaatgttttgcagatGTGCAGAATGATCCTCCCACAAATGGATAAGAGGTGTCTTTAACAGTTTAAGTATAAATAGAGTCTTACGGAATCAAActataaatgaagaaaacaaagagtcatgtaagatgattgacagcttttttttttaatctggcacTAAAGGCGAAAAGGGGTGATTGTGAACATTTCGTCTGGAATTGCTTCTGTCCCGTTTCCCCTCTACACCCTTTATGCAGCATCAAAAGTGAGCATGGCAGAAAATACCAACATTAATCTTTTAAACACTCTGACAAACCCTCAAggttgtttatttaattttttttatctctcacAGATATTTGTGGAGCGATTTTCTCAAGGTCTACAAGCAGAATATGAAAACAGAGGCATTCTTATACAGGTAGTCAACTTCCGTCCTCAGGTTTCTCTCAGGCTATGTTCACATCGAGCATTTGACACACGTTCACTAAATGCAGGTTATTGAAcgcacatttagcccatggtgttcacactggacaagcgggggggggcttcttcttcctttttctagTGTTAGTGCGAAATGtgaaagcggtgcaaatcttgaatcgtgctccaggctttttctctcCACACACAAACCACCACAAAAAGCCCAACCTGCAGGTGAACAGGTGCACTAAATTTAAAATTCACTCCCTGATCATGTGACATAGTGACAACAATGGCGGCTACATCACTTTACGtatgttttcaaagaaaagaacCCAAGTTACggaggccggtgtgaacgtagcttcagaatTCAGATATATGCAGaagaaacaaatatttcttaattactaatatatttaaatcatttgtatcttgtcaaaactttattttgaaggcagtGGCTCCATTCGGGGTCTGCACTCGCATGGCAGGTTACCAGCCACCCAACAGGGTGACCTTTTTACCAGAAGACTTTGTCAAGAATTCTCTGCAGTACCTCCGAGCAGGGAACAAAACACATGGCAGTATTTGTCACATTGTTCTAGTAAGTCCCACTCACACATATGTCATGATTCAAACACAAATCCTTTGACAAGAATAAGATAATAGACGTGAACCTTTCTTTTTAGGGCTGGATACTAC contains the following coding sequences:
- the hsd17b3 gene encoding testosterone 17-beta-dehydrogenase 3 isoform X1 produces the protein MGVFTGTVTPSLCHYVQTFRVQQDRLFAQDTEMEFTEQFFISLGAAVVLYYGIKLLFFSRILFPKVCFPISETFFTSMGEWAVVTGASEGIGRAYAFALAERGMNIVIMSRTKSTLDQVAKEISNSTGQKVRVIIADFTDENIFSEIEEQLKDLCVGILVNNVGILPSFIPYRFLESEDLDQTITKVINCNVKTMVKMCRMILPQMDKRRKGVIVNISSGIASVPFPLYTLYAASKIFVERFSQGLQAEYENRGILIQAVAPFGVCTRMAGYQPPNRVTFLPEDFVKNSLQYLRAGNKTHGSICHIVLGWILQCIPLKVLHSDSLLQGMQNYVKKTTQPAASGTSFKEP
- the hsd17b3 gene encoding testosterone 17-beta-dehydrogenase 3 isoform X2; translated protein: MNIVIMSRTKSTLDQVAKEISIKHICIVVLKPYKSRQNCTFSCIKTYSLQQIVSSPPGNSTGQKVRVIIADFTDENIFSEIEEQLKDLCVGILVNNVGILPSFIPYRFLESEDLDQTITKVINCNVKTMVKMCRMILPQMDKRRKGVIVNISSGIASVPFPLYTLYAASKIFVERFSQGLQAEYENRGILIQAVAPFGVCTRMAGYQPPNRVTFLPEDFVKNSLQYLRAGNKTHGSICHIVLGWILQCIPLKVLHSDSLLQGMQNYVKKTTQPAASGTSFKEP